One region of Roseicitreum antarcticum genomic DNA includes:
- a CDS encoding LacI family DNA-binding transcriptional regulator, translating into MPKANSLSELARHLGLSPTTVSRALAQHEAIAKKTRERVAKAALEMGYVPNRAAQALASGRSGFVGFLLPMRGRGLADPFLGEFVSALTEEFAAKQVELLLSAVPRNGSELLHLEHLVTSGRVDGIVLSRIELDDARVAMLREREVPFVAHGRIGADETGYSWLDTDGETAFAEAFALLYAQGHRRFGLLSLDEPLTFRHKREAGFTNAFTSQGDPDLSLRQVSCPRYDTEGRARAIAETLAGPDRPTAILAVSDGLALELMAAAQATGLRVPDDLSVIGFDNTPSAAHVTPGLTTFDARISDCATQLAEMLLARIAAPKSPHATRLLRPQLVLRHSHGAAPHCAA; encoded by the coding sequence ATGCCGAAGGCGAATTCGCTGTCTGAACTTGCGCGCCATCTGGGCCTGTCGCCAACGACAGTCTCACGCGCACTGGCGCAGCATGAGGCGATTGCCAAGAAAACCCGCGAACGCGTCGCCAAAGCCGCGCTGGAAATGGGCTATGTCCCCAACCGCGCCGCACAGGCCCTGGCCTCGGGGCGGTCTGGCTTCGTGGGCTTCTTGTTACCCATGCGCGGTCGTGGGCTGGCCGACCCGTTTCTGGGCGAATTCGTCAGCGCCCTGACCGAGGAATTTGCTGCCAAGCAGGTGGAACTTCTCCTGTCCGCCGTGCCGCGCAACGGATCGGAACTGCTGCATCTGGAGCATCTGGTCACGTCGGGGCGGGTCGACGGCATCGTGCTCAGCCGGATCGAACTGGATGATGCGCGCGTGGCGATGCTGCGCGAGCGCGAGGTGCCGTTTGTCGCCCATGGCCGGATCGGCGCGGATGAAACTGGCTATAGCTGGCTGGACACCGACGGCGAAACTGCCTTTGCCGAAGCTTTCGCTCTGCTTTACGCGCAGGGCCACCGGCGCTTCGGCTTGCTGAGCCTGGATGAGCCGCTGACCTTCCGCCACAAGCGCGAAGCCGGGTTTACAAACGCTTTCACATCGCAGGGCGACCCAGATCTGTCGCTGCGCCAAGTCTCGTGCCCGCGCTATGACACCGAGGGCCGCGCCCGCGCCATTGCAGAAACGCTGGCAGGGCCAGACCGTCCCACCGCGATCCTGGCCGTGTCGGACGGGCTGGCGCTGGAGTTGATGGCCGCCGCACAGGCCACCGGTTTACGCGTGCCCGATGACCTGTCGGTGATCGGTTTCGACAACACGCCCTCGGCCGCGCATGTCACGCCGGGGCTGACGACATTTGATGCCCGCATTTCGGATTGTGCCACCCAGTTGGCCGAAATGCTGCTG
- a CDS encoding glycosyltransferase family 4 protein: MPEGPAKRPTPTATDARKTVPSGITNPVAPRHDGPTESLPPARIGEACTAPTRIMIVSDAWEPQVNGVVRSYQNIIRALRQQDCTVRVIGPADFATLPVPGYSAVPLAILPYRRLAAMIDAFAPQAVHIAVEGPLGWAARRYCLRRGLPFSTSFHTNFPAYAALRTPWWLGGPKLLGGPVARLTTALARRFHARAHHTFVTTPSMEALLRDWGFAGQLVPLSRGVDCDVFAPVVAAPTPGNAPPTLLYVGRVAPEKDIAAFLRLTEEQTGPVRKVVVGDGPQRAALSRAYPDVDFRGTLTGAALAEAYRRADCFVFPSRTDTFGIVLIEAMASGLPIAAHDVPGPRDIVTVPMLGAIDSDLGRAVRHALRAPGSRAARHAHARAHYSWDSVAESFLHHSKEMQP, from the coding sequence ATGCCCGAAGGCCCTGCCAAGCGCCCCACCCCTACTGCCACTGACGCGCGCAAAACCGTGCCCTCGGGTATCACCAACCCCGTAGCCCCCCGGCACGATGGCCCAACGGAAAGCCTGCCCCCAGCCCGCATCGGTGAGGCCTGCACCGCGCCGACCCGCATCATGATCGTCAGCGATGCCTGGGAGCCGCAGGTCAACGGGGTCGTGCGCAGCTATCAAAACATCATCCGGGCCTTACGCCAACAGGACTGCACCGTGCGGGTCATCGGGCCGGCGGATTTCGCCACCCTGCCCGTGCCCGGCTACAGCGCGGTGCCACTGGCCATCCTGCCGTACCGTCGGCTGGCAGCGATGATCGACGCCTTCGCGCCGCAGGCCGTGCATATCGCGGTTGAGGGGCCGCTGGGCTGGGCGGCGCGGCGCTATTGCCTGCGCCGGGGGCTGCCATTTTCCACCTCTTTCCATACCAATTTTCCGGCCTATGCGGCACTGCGCACGCCGTGGTGGCTGGGGGGGCCGAAGCTTCTGGGGGGACCGGTGGCGCGGCTGACCACCGCGCTGGCCCGCCGCTTCCATGCGCGCGCGCACCACACGTTTGTCACCACCCCGTCCATGGAGGCCCTGCTGCGCGACTGGGGCTTTGCGGGTCAGTTGGTGCCGCTGTCGCGCGGGGTGGATTGCGACGTCTTCGCCCCCGTTGTCGCGGCGCCCACGCCCGGCAATGCGCCGCCCACACTTCTCTATGTCGGGCGGGTCGCGCCGGAAAAGGACATCGCGGCCTTCCTGCGCCTGACCGAGGAACAGACAGGCCCGGTGCGCAAGGTCGTCGTTGGCGACGGGCCGCAACGGGCCGCGCTGTCCCGCGCCTACCCGGATGTGGACTTTCGCGGCACACTGACCGGCGCGGCGCTGGCCGAAGCCTACCGGCGCGCGGATTGCTTCGTCTTCCCCTCGCGCACCGACACGTTCGGGATTGTCTTGATCGAGGCGATGGCCTCGGGCCTGCCGATCGCGGCGCATGACGTGCCGGGACCGCGCGACATCGTGACCGTGCCGATGCTGGGCGCAATCGATTCCGACCTTGGCCGCGCAGTGCGCCACGCGCTGCGCGCGCCCGGAAGCCGGGCCGCACGCCACGCCCATGCCCGCGCGCATTACAGTTGGGACAGCGTGGCCGAAAGCTTCCTGCACCACAGCAAGGAGATGCAGCCATGA
- a CDS encoding UDP-2,3-diacylglucosamine diphosphatase gives MSPATASLPTAPAATPRPSLPRMRALFISDLHLGYKGADIRALNEMLKACEPEHLYLVGDVFDGWKLEKRWYWTQDYCDLIDILMSLRRRRVPITLITGNHDEKLREVIPKLFRPLILCRYGIRIEERCMHRTARGKKLLVIHGDQFDGALWRGGSKIADQVWGWLTERGLIPPPRPGRRWSLRRAINRENGSLNERHVSAALRRAIHDGADGIVFGHSHVPILDRREGRAVANCGAWTVADGGMHTAIAETPEGRLEMLHWPSTPRHNGKTAAPCTRDEARQEGPRSETAEHALPAPVLSVQDPDSARLIRYVYALWRPMQPGMRNLPRPAASPADASTKAALRPTVAA, from the coding sequence ATGAGCCCCGCCACCGCATCACTGCCCACAGCCCCAGCCGCCACGCCGCGCCCCAGCTTGCCGCGGATGCGCGCGCTTTTCATCTCGGACCTGCATCTGGGCTACAAGGGTGCCGATATCCGCGCCCTTAACGAAATGCTGAAGGCCTGCGAGCCTGAGCATCTGTATCTGGTGGGCGATGTCTTCGACGGATGGAAGCTGGAAAAACGCTGGTACTGGACGCAGGATTATTGCGACCTGATCGACATCTTGATGAGTCTGCGCCGCCGCCGCGTGCCCATCACGCTGATCACAGGCAACCATGATGAGAAACTGCGCGAGGTCATCCCCAAACTGTTCCGCCCGCTGATCCTGTGCCGCTATGGCATCCGCATCGAGGAACGCTGCATGCACCGCACCGCGCGCGGCAAGAAACTGCTGGTGATCCATGGCGACCAATTCGACGGGGCCTTGTGGCGCGGCGGCTCGAAAATCGCCGACCAGGTGTGGGGTTGGCTGACCGAGCGCGGACTGATCCCGCCGCCACGTCCGGGGCGGCGCTGGTCGCTGCGCCGCGCCATCAACCGCGAAAATGGCAGCCTGAACGAGCGCCATGTCAGCGCAGCGCTGCGCCGCGCCATTCATGACGGCGCGGATGGCATCGTCTTTGGCCACAGCCATGTGCCCATTCTGGACCGGCGAGAGGGGAGGGCCGTGGCGAATTGCGGCGCCTGGACCGTGGCAGATGGCGGGATGCACACCGCGATCGCCGAAACGCCTGAGGGGCGGCTGGAAATGTTACATTGGCCCTCGACCCCGCGCCACAACGGCAAGACCGCTGCCCCCTGCACCCGCGACGAGGCCAGGCAAGAAGGCCCCCGATCAGAAACCGCCGAACACGCCCTGCCCGCCCCCGTCCTCAGCGTACAAGACCCCGATTCCGCCCGGCTGATCCGCTATGTCTATGCGCTGTGGCGGCCCATGCAGCCCGGCATGCGCAACCTGCCCCGGCCTGCGGCATCCCCCGCCGACGCAAGCACCAAGGCCGCTTTGCGCCCGACCGTCGCGGCCTGA
- a CDS encoding ATP-binding protein — protein sequence MSVKIPTPKRLSSLLTLMTVCAIIIFIGTLFGVATRLASDFDDNARKDAVQRVESGLRIMTERLVATSVDYANWTDHYLAVQHRNIVWLAENVGVAVQEANLTSLVIVGGGPLEGIHGWSHDRHNQLTEIDFQEVFDFAATYFAENGAAPDAGPLTAYRWIGGELWLLAIDYILPGAAMRGPLLPTAKLILGWPVSSRLPLILGDTLLLSDVRVRTFPQDNAAALALPASGGPPTWITWTLPTPGTHAITAVIAPTGVALALLLLMLGACVFVARGLANDLDHALCTATAASQAKSGFLTHMSHEIRTPLNGVIGMAELLGNTRLDAEQRGMLAIIQHSGDNLLKLINDILDLARIESGKLTIISAPFALESVVAQVEALHGTIAGAKGVALEVRRGAGLPDLVQGDETRMLQILNNVLGNAVKFTEAGQIVMEVSSDHEDHIVFCVTDTGIGMTEEQISRFFIAFEQADAETAQRFGGTGLGMSIVKQLVEVMGGSISVDSTPGQGTGVTIRLPSRVAGAPTLPATPGATPTLSAGPKVGAADMSDTAPGGTTGTNDHAIAATGSGPDPGAVPAPDERLTTLRLLVAEDNATNRHILALMLDKLGVRSTFAKNGVEACQFWRDGQFDLILMDISMPVMDGFAALAQIQRCARDSRRAPPCVIAVTANVMAAQIESYQAAGFVDTLAKPIRRAALHEVLLRHCRPAAPDDQRHLTGLAQDGVL from the coding sequence ATGAGCGTAAAGATCCCGACTCCAAAGCGGCTTTCAAGCCTGCTGACGCTGATGACCGTCTGCGCCATTATCATTTTCATAGGCACCCTCTTCGGCGTCGCCACGCGACTGGCATCAGATTTCGACGATAACGCCCGCAAGGACGCGGTGCAGCGGGTCGAGTCCGGGCTGCGGATCATGACCGAACGGCTGGTTGCGACCAGCGTGGACTATGCCAATTGGACCGACCATTATCTGGCAGTACAGCACCGGAACATAGTCTGGCTGGCTGAGAATGTCGGCGTCGCCGTGCAGGAAGCCAACCTTACCTCTCTTGTCATTGTGGGCGGCGGTCCGCTGGAAGGCATTCATGGCTGGTCGCATGATAGACATAACCAACTGACTGAAATAGACTTTCAGGAGGTGTTCGATTTCGCCGCGACCTATTTTGCAGAAAACGGCGCGGCCCCGGACGCAGGTCCGCTGACCGCCTACCGCTGGATCGGCGGTGAATTGTGGTTGCTGGCCATCGACTACATCTTGCCTGGTGCCGCGATGCGCGGTCCGCTGTTACCGACCGCAAAACTGATTCTTGGCTGGCCGGTCTCCAGTCGGCTGCCGCTCATTCTGGGCGACACCTTGCTACTGTCCGATGTCCGGGTCCGGACGTTTCCGCAAGACAATGCGGCAGCTCTTGCGCTGCCGGCGTCTGGCGGCCCGCCGACCTGGATAACCTGGACGCTGCCCACGCCGGGTACACATGCGATCACCGCAGTCATCGCGCCTACGGGGGTGGCGCTGGCGCTGCTGCTTTTGATGCTGGGCGCCTGCGTCTTTGTCGCGCGCGGGCTCGCCAACGACCTCGACCACGCGCTTTGCACCGCGACCGCCGCCAGCCAGGCGAAATCGGGTTTCCTCACCCATATGAGCCATGAGATCCGGACACCGCTCAACGGCGTGATCGGCATGGCGGAGCTTCTGGGCAACACGCGACTGGACGCCGAACAGCGCGGAATGTTGGCAATCATCCAACACTCTGGTGATAATTTATTAAAACTTATCAATGATATACTTGACCTCGCCCGTATCGAATCCGGCAAGCTGACGATCATCTCCGCGCCGTTCGCGCTGGAAAGCGTGGTCGCACAGGTTGAAGCGCTGCACGGCACGATCGCGGGGGCCAAGGGCGTGGCCCTGGAAGTGCGGCGCGGCGCAGGCCTGCCCGATCTTGTGCAGGGGGATGAGACCCGCATGCTTCAGATCCTCAACAATGTACTGGGCAATGCGGTGAAATTTACCGAGGCCGGGCAAATCGTAATGGAGGTTTCGAGTGACCACGAAGACCACATCGTCTTTTGCGTGACGGACACCGGCATCGGGATGACAGAGGAACAGATCTCGCGCTTTTTCATCGCCTTTGAGCAGGCAGATGCCGAAACGGCCCAGCGCTTCGGCGGCACCGGGCTGGGCATGTCCATCGTCAAGCAACTGGTTGAAGTCATGGGTGGAAGCATATCGGTCGACAGCACGCCGGGTCAGGGTACTGGCGTCACCATCCGCCTGCCCTCACGCGTTGCCGGGGCCCCCACTCTGCCCGCAACACCCGGCGCAACCCCGACATTGTCCGCCGGTCCCAAGGTAGGCGCAGCTGATATGTCCGATACGGCGCCAGGCGGCACCACAGGCACAAACGATCACGCAATCGCAGCCACAGGTTCCGGCCCCGACCCGGGCGCTGTTCCGGCACCGGACGAAAGGCTGACCACCCTAAGGTTGCTTGTTGCCGAGGACAACGCCACCAACCGGCATATCCTGGCCCTCATGCTCGACAAGCTGGGGGTGCGGAGCACTTTCGCGAAAAACGGGGTCGAGGCATGTCAGTTCTGGCGCGACGGGCAATTTGATCTGATCCTGATGGATATCTCCATGCCGGTCATGGATGGCTTCGCAGCGCTGGCGCAGATCCAGCGCTGCGCGCGCGATTCCCGCCGCGCGCCGCCGTGCGTGATCGCCGTGACGGCGAATGTCATGGCAGCGCAGATCGAAAGCTACCAGGCGGCGGGCTTTGTCGACACGCTGGCCAAACCGATCCGGCGCGCGGCGCTGCACGAGGTGCTTTTGCGCCATTGCCGTCCGGCGGCGCCGGACGATCAGCGGCATCTCACCGGCCTTGCGCAGGACGGCGTGCTGTAG